One Papaver somniferum cultivar HN1 chromosome 10, ASM357369v1, whole genome shotgun sequence genomic window carries:
- the LOC113317454 gene encoding uncharacterized protein LOC113317454 — protein MDSTSDDDARHSDLSSTQTNGVNNNGVTENHNSSSTPSVKAQNYHGFLQSNHFSLCPSTHPNFALHRVDAPYPAQQFYGTRLPYQGFMRTSPFFPYDSQNSDASVTTMNTETPNSQKKPRKKVTKNTKAPQPNQHSNSRVTWTMEEDVALTKAWLYVTQDAITGRDQPSDRMWNRIWGVWRDNMVNPDGRGWNALKCHWKGIQTQVCKFHGIYEMLERHPPSGNKLQDIIRFAYNNFFIQYVFISFISSSFPIVFYVMCR, from the coding sequence ATGGATTCAACATCTGATGATGATGCCAGACACTCTGACCTATCCAGCACTCAAACTAATGGAGTGAACAATAATGGTGTTACCGAAAACCATAACTCCTCTTCAACACCCAGTGTAAAAGCTCAAAATTATCATGGGTTTTTACAATCAAACCACTTTAGCCTATGTCCATCAACACATCCGAACTTCGCTTTGCATAGAGTTGATGCTCCTTACCCTGCTCAGCAATTTTATGGAACTAGATTACCTTATCAGGGTTTTATGAGAACTTCTCCATTTTTTCCTTATGATTCTCAAAATTCTGATGCTTCGGTAACTACGATGAATACTGAAACTCCTAATTCTCAAAAGAAACCCAGAAAGAAAGTTACAAAAAACACTAAAGCTCCTCAACCAAACCAACATTCCAATTCCCGTGTTACTTGGACAATGGAGGAGGATGTTGCTCTAACAAAGGCGTGGTTGTATGTAACCCAAGATGCAATAACCGGAAGAGATCAGCCCTCTGATAGAATGTGGAATCGCATTTGGGGTGTTTGGAGAGACAACATGGTGAATCCCGATGGGCGAGGGTGGAACGCCTTAAAATGTCACTGGAAAGGGATACAAACACAAGTGTGCAAGTTCCATGGTATCTACGAAATGTTGGAGAGGCATCCCCCAAGTGGAAACAAATTGCAGGACATAATAAGATTTGcgtataataatttttttattcaaTATGTTTTTATTAGTTTCATTTCGTCATCGTTTCCCATTGTATTTTATGTAATGTGTAGGTAA
- the LOC113314966 gene encoding uncharacterized protein LOC113314966 isoform X2, whose amino-acid sequence MVLSGSMSDSDNSIWDSDESLTSDCDSENSSTYTKRLLDMDEVVEDAQLFAIGDDVTILLFVITLEIGESTAVECLKRFCDAIIGIYEKEYLRKPNENDIARLLKEAEIRGFPGMIGSLDYMHWHWENCPTAWHGTHTNGFKRVPTLILEAVASQNLWIWHAFFGMAGTNNDINVLDRSPLFDDIINGVAPPCEFAIQGNDREELFSKRQEAVRKDVERAFGVLQSRW is encoded by the exons ATGGTTTTGTCAGGTTCAATGTCCGACTCCGACAACTCAATCTGGGACTCTGATGAAAGTTTAACGTCTGATTGTGATAGTGAAAATTCGTCCACTTACACCAAACGATTGTTAGACATGGATGAGGTGGTCGAAG ACGCACAATTGTTCGCGATAGGAGACGACGTCACAATCTTATTGTTCGTGATTACTTTAGAG ATTGGTGAAAGTACTGCAGTTGAATGTCTCAAGCGTTTTTGCGATGCCATAATCGGAATATATGAGAAAGAGTATCTAAGAAAACCAAATGAAAATGACATAGCTAGGTTGCTTAAGGAAGCAGAGATTCGTGGTTTTCCAGGCATGATTGGGAGTCTTGACTATATGCATTGGCACTGGGAAAACTGCccaacggcttggcatggtacaCACACTAATGGTTTCAAAAGGGTCCCTACCCTCATTTTAGAAGCTGTAGCATCTCAAAACTTATGGATTTGGCACGCTTTCTTCGGCATGGCAGGTACGAACAACGACATCAACGTTTTGGATAGATCTCCTCTGTTTGATGACATTATTAATGGAGTTGCTCCACCTTGTGAATTTGCAATACAAG GTAATGATAGAGAGGAATTATTTTCTAAGCGACAAGAAGCTGTGAGGAAAGATGTGGAACGAGCTTTTGGAGTTTTACAGAGTAGGTGGTGA
- the LOC113314966 gene encoding uncharacterized protein LOC113314966 isoform X1: protein MSDSDNSIWDSDESLTSDCDSENSSTYTKRLLDMDEVVEDAQLFAIGDDVTILLFVITLEIGESTAVECLKRFCDAIIGIYEKEYLRKPNENDIARLLKEAEIRGFPGMIGSLDYMHWHWENCPTAWHGTHTNGFKRVPTLILEAVASQNLWIWHAFFGMAGTNNDINVLDRSPLFDDIINGVAPPCEFAIQGKKYNMGYYMSDGIYPKYATLIQTISNPGNDREELFSKRQEAVRKDVERAFGVLQSRW from the exons ATGTCCGACTCCGACAACTCAATCTGGGACTCTGATGAAAGTTTAACGTCTGATTGTGATAGTGAAAATTCGTCCACTTACACCAAACGATTGTTAGACATGGATGAGGTGGTCGAAG ACGCACAATTGTTCGCGATAGGAGACGACGTCACAATCTTATTGTTCGTGATTACTTTAGAG ATTGGTGAAAGTACTGCAGTTGAATGTCTCAAGCGTTTTTGCGATGCCATAATCGGAATATATGAGAAAGAGTATCTAAGAAAACCAAATGAAAATGACATAGCTAGGTTGCTTAAGGAAGCAGAGATTCGTGGTTTTCCAGGCATGATTGGGAGTCTTGACTATATGCATTGGCACTGGGAAAACTGCccaacggcttggcatggtacaCACACTAATGGTTTCAAAAGGGTCCCTACCCTCATTTTAGAAGCTGTAGCATCTCAAAACTTATGGATTTGGCACGCTTTCTTCGGCATGGCAGGTACGAACAACGACATCAACGTTTTGGATAGATCTCCTCTGTTTGATGACATTATTAATGGAGTTGCTCCACCTTGTGAATTTGCAATACAAGGTAAAAAGTATAATATGGGGTATTACATGTCGGACGGAATTTATCCCAAATATGCCACACTAATTCAAACTATCTCTAACCCAGGTAATGATAGAGAGGAATTATTTTCTAAGCGACAAGAAGCTGTGAGGAAAGATGTGGAACGAGCTTTTGGAGTTTTACAGAGTAGGTGGTGA
- the LOC113316549 gene encoding uncharacterized protein LOC113316549 gives MARIMRKGKLLLAYIKDRRARRVSYRHRSKGFVKLVSELCILCGADGCAIVCGPYPDLKPQAWPTDQPEMQHVLMKFNSISLEERHMKMLNHRSFLNNQITKLDDKSQKQERENRNEELSKIVRQALNGKRSAVNRTDLGDLNNTGNSTAIIMIPNPSTNYTRSYANRGYGMDNGFEFNGGVNAES, from the exons ATGGCAAGGATTATGAGGAAGGGAAAGCTGTTGCTTGCTTATATTAAAGATAGACGTGCAAGGAGAGTAAGTTATAGACACAGAAGCAAGGGTTTTGTTAAACTAGTAAGTGAGTTGTGTATCTTATGTGGTGCTGATGGTTGTGCGATAGTGTGTGGACCATACCCCGATCTAAAACCACAAGCATGGCCAACAGATCAACCAGAAATGCAGCATGTACTGATGAAGTTCAACAGCATATCCTTGGAGGAACGACACATGAAGATGTTGAATCACCGGTCATTCTTGAATAATCAGATTACTAAACTTGATGATAAATCGCAGAAACAGGAACGCGAAAATCGTAACGAGGAGCTCAGTAAGATTGTGAGGCAAGCTCTGAATGGTAAGCGCTCTGCTGTGAATCGCACTGATTTGGGTGATTTAAATAA TACTGGTAATAGTACTGCTATCATCATGATCCCTAACCCTAGTACTAATTATACTAGATCTTATGCTAACCGTGGTTATGGTATGGATAATGGTTTTGAATTTAATGGTGGTGTGAATGCGGAGTCGTAG